The sequence below is a genomic window from Thermoleophilaceae bacterium.
CCCCCGGGCGCCGGCCCCGCCGCCATCACGCCCCCGCCCCGGCGCCGCCGCGGCCCTCTCCCTCGGCGAAGCGCTGCGCGCCCTTCCACGTCACCTCCAGCAGCGGCATGCCGTTGCGCGCCTCCAGAGCGAGGCCCTCCTCGAAGGTCAGGCCGATCCCCTCGAGGGCGGCGCGGCGGTCGGCCAGCATGGTCTCCTGCGGGAAGCGCGCCAGGGCCTCGGCGATCTCGAGCGCCCGCGTCAGGTGCTCGCCGGCGCCGACCACCTGCGTGAGCAGGCCCATGGCCAGGGCCTCCTCGGCGGGAACGAGCCGGCCGGTGAGGATCAGGTCCAGCGCCCGCCCGAGCCCGACGATGCGCGGCAGCCGCTGCGTGCCGCCGTCGATCAGCGGCACGCCGAAGCGGCGTTCGGTGAACCCCAGAGTGGAGCCCTCGGCGGCGATGCGCAGGTCGCACCACAGCGCCAGCTCCATCCCGCCGGCCAGGCACCAGCCGCCGATGGCCGCGATCGTGGGCTTGGACGGCACACGCCGCGTGAAGCCCAGCGGGCCCTCGGGGGTGTCGAGGCGCGGCCCGAGCGACTCGATCGCCTTGAGGTCGGCGCCGGCGCAGAAGGCCACTCCGCCGGCGCCGGTGAGGATCAGCACGCGCGCGTCGTCGTCGGCCTCGAAGCGCTCGTAGCCGTCCTTCAGCAGGTCGGCGGTGGGGCCGTCCACCGCGTTGCGGCGCTCCTGGCGGTCGATCGTGAGGACGGCGGCCGCTCCCTGCCGCTCGTAGGTCACGCCCATCGCGGCGAATCCTCCCAGAAAGACGCGAGGCTCCGGGCGGGGAGCACCGGAGCCGCGCGAGAACGAGGAGGGAATCGCTCGTCGCCCGGAACTCTCACAGCGGGCGCCCGGCGGGATGTGAAAAGGCTGAGAAGCCCTACCAGCCGGTGCGCTGGCGCAAGGCGTGCGCCTTCTGCTCATCCTTGCGCTTCTCGAGCCGGCCCTGGACCAGCGAGCCCACGACCACGACGGCCACGAAGAAGAGCAGCACGCCGAGGGAGAAGAAGGTGACGACCCGGTCGTCGGTCTCGCCGAGGAAGCCCTCGCCGTTGTCGCCCGCCGAGGCGGGAGCGGCGAGCACGAGCGTGAAGATGAGCGAGAGCGCGACGGTGCGCATGGCCGCCGGGACGTTAGCATCGCTCTCCCGTGGCCGACGCTCCGCTCCACTGCATCGTCGAGATCCCCAAGGGGAGCCGCAACAAGTACGAGTACGACCACGAGACGCACTCGATCAAGCTCGACCGCTTCCTGTTCTCCTCCGTCGTCTATCCCACCGACTACGGCTTCTTCCCGGACACCCTGAGCCTCGACGGCGACCCGCTCGACGCCATGGTCTGCGTGTCCGAGCCGACGTTCCCCGGCTGCCTGATCGAGGTGAAGGCGATCGCGCTGTTCCGGATGGAGGACGAGAAGGGGGTCGACGACAAGGTGCTCTGCGTGCCCTGCCAGGACCCGACCTGGAACAGGCTGGAGCGGCTCGACGACCTCGGGGACCAGCTCCGCGACGAGATCGCCCACTTCTTCTCCATCTACAAGGACCTGGAGCAGAAGAAGGTCAAGGTGGACGGCTGGTACCCCAAGGAGGACGCGCTCGCGGAGATCGACGCGTCGCGCGCCCGCTTCTCCCAGAACGACCACTAGGGTTCCGCGGCCATGTCAGCGATCGAGGCCATCGTCCTCGGGCTCGTGCAGGGACTCACCGAGTTCCTGCCGATCTCGAGCACCGGCCACCTGCGCATCGTCCCCGCCTTCCTCGGCTGGGAGGACCCGGGGGCCGCGTTCACCGCCGTCACCCAGCTCGGGACGATGGCGGCGGTCCTGCTGTACTTCCGGCAGGATCTCTGGAACATCACCCGGACGTGGACTCGCAGCCTGCGCGAGCCGGCGCTGCGGGGCGAGCACGACGCCCGGATGGGCTGGTACATCCTGCTCGGCACCATCCCGATCGGGATCTTCGGGCTCGCGTTCAAGGACCAGATCGAGGACGGCGCGCGTGACCTGTACGTGATCGGCACTGCGCTGATCGTGCTCGGGCTGATCCTGCTGCTGGCGGAGAAGGTGGGAAAGCGCGACCGCGACGTCGAGTCGCTCTCGCTGCGTGACGCGATGGGCATCGGCTTTGCGCAGGCGCTCGCGCTGATCCCGGGCGTGTCGCGCTCCGGCGCCACCATCACGGCGGGCCTCTTCATCGGCCTCGACCGCGCCGCCGCGGCGCGCTTCTCGTTCCTGCTGTCGATCCCCGCGGTCGTGCTCAGCGGGCTGTTCGAGCTGCCCACGGCGCTCGAGGGGGGCTCCACGGGCGCGCTGGGGCTCGTCGTCGCCACGTTCCTCGCGTTCGTGTCCGGCTATGCCTCGATCGCGTTCCTGCTGCGCTTCCTCGTCTCGCACTCGACCGGCGTGTTCGTGGCCTACCGGGTGGCCCTCGGCGCGCTGGTGCTCGCACTCGCGGGCGCGGGCGCGATCGCCTGACGGTTTCGCGCGCGGGCTACGCTTCCGCCGTGGTCTTCGCGCGCAACTTCGCGGTCGTCGCCCTCGTGGCGCTGGTGCTCGTGCTCATCCCGGGCGGCGGGACCGGTCTCGACGTGGCGCTCACGTTCCTCTCGCTCGCGTTCTTCACCGCCATCGCCCTGGTCGGCGTGCGGATGTACCGCCAGTTCGGCTTCCAGCTCGACGCCCTCACCGAGCGCCAGCGGCTGGTGCTCTATGGATCGGTGGGTCTCGCCTTCCTCACCTTCACCGCCACGGAGCGGCTGTTCGACGTGGGCGGGGCCGGCGTGCTGGCCTGGCTCGCGCTGCTCGGCGCGTGCTCGTTCGGCGTCTTCTGGGTCTTCACCCAGGCGCGCCAGTACTGAGCGGCCCCAGAGGCTTCGCCCTGCGGCGTCCTCGGTCGCTCGCGTGCGTTCGCACGCGTCGCTCCCTGCGTCCTTGCATGGCTCGCCTCTCGCCCTGCGGCGTCCTCGGTCGCTCGCGTGCGTTCGCACGCGTCGCTCCCTGCGTCCTTGCATGGCTCGCCTCTCGCGCCGCTCCGCTCTGTGCGTGCGGTCTTCCGTGTGACGTACTTGTGACGCCTGCGACAGAACTCGTAACGCGCGCGTCCCCACCCGGCGCGTGGCTCCCGCGAGGCTCGCGGCATGTTCTCCATTCGCCGCGATGGCGGGCAGGCGTCGGTCGAGATGGTGGGCGTGCTGCCGGCCGTCATCCTCGCCGCCGCGGTGGCCTGGCAGCTCGCGCTCGCCGGGCACGCGGCTTGGGCGTGCGCGAATGCCGC
It includes:
- a CDS encoding crotonase/enoyl-CoA hydratase family protein, whose translation is MGVTYERQGAAAVLTIDRQERRNAVDGPTADLLKDGYERFEADDDARVLILTGAGGVAFCAGADLKAIESLGPRLDTPEGPLGFTRRVPSKPTIAAIGGWCLAGGMELALWCDLRIAAEGSTLGFTERRFGVPLIDGGTQRLPRIVGLGRALDLILTGRLVPAEEALAMGLLTQVVGAGEHLTRALEIAEALARFPQETMLADRRAALEGIGLTFEEGLALEARNGMPLLEVTWKGAQRFAEGEGRGGAGAGA
- a CDS encoding undecaprenyl-diphosphate phosphatase; the encoded protein is MSAIEAIVLGLVQGLTEFLPISSTGHLRIVPAFLGWEDPGAAFTAVTQLGTMAAVLLYFRQDLWNITRTWTRSLREPALRGEHDARMGWYILLGTIPIGIFGLAFKDQIEDGARDLYVIGTALIVLGLILLLAEKVGKRDRDVESLSLRDAMGIGFAQALALIPGVSRSGATITAGLFIGLDRAAAARFSFLLSIPAVVLSGLFELPTALEGGSTGALGLVVATFLAFVSGYASIAFLLRFLVSHSTGVFVAYRVALGALVLALAGAGAIA
- a CDS encoding inorganic diphosphatase; this translates as MADAPLHCIVEIPKGSRNKYEYDHETHSIKLDRFLFSSVVYPTDYGFFPDTLSLDGDPLDAMVCVSEPTFPGCLIEVKAIALFRMEDEKGVDDKVLCVPCQDPTWNRLERLDDLGDQLRDEIAHFFSIYKDLEQKKVKVDGWYPKEDALAEIDASRARFSQNDH